A stretch of the Alnus glutinosa chromosome 6, dhAlnGlut1.1, whole genome shotgun sequence genome encodes the following:
- the LOC133871215 gene encoding probable 26S proteasome non-ATPase regulatory subunit 3, translating into MTQDVEMKDHPPTPSHIVSSAVLPTLQHLKEIASLIETGSYTKEVRRVARALRLTKSLRRKLTAPVLSAFLEFALVPGSETYAQLSVYLPKEDENMEVDTVTSANQALVKHLLPELEIFCYLLVLLFLIDQKKYNEAKACSSASIARLKNVNRRTVDVIASRLYFYYSYSYELTGDLAEIRGTLLALHRISTLRRDELGQETLLNLLLRNYLHYNLYDQAEKLRSKAPRFEAHSNQQFCRYLFYLGKIRTIQLEYTDAKESLLQAARKAPVAAQGFRIQCNKWAVLVRLLLGEVPERTVFMQKGMEKALRPYFELTNAVRIGDLELFRNVAEKFAATFSADRTHNLIVRLRHNVIRTGLRNISISYFRISLADVAEKLRLKSLNPVADAESLLAKAISDGAVDATLDHANGWMVSKETGDIYSTNEPQIAFNSRIAFCLNMHNEAVRALQFPPNTHKEEGSAEKRRERQQQEQELAKHIAEEDDDDF; encoded by the exons ATGACTCAAGATGTGGAGATGAAAGACCACCCACCAACTCCTTCCCATATTGTTTCCTCAGCCGTCCTACCTACTTTGCAGC ATTTGAAGGAGATAGCGTCGCTAATTGAGACCGGCTCGTACACAAAGGAGGTTCGCCGAGTCGCTCGGGCTCTTCGCCTTACAAAGTCGCTGAGGCGCAAATTGACAGCGCCGGTTCTCTCGGCTTTTCTCGAATTCGCGCTTGTTCCTGGTTCCGAAACGTATGCCCAGTTGTCTGTGTATCTTCCAAAG GAAGATGAGAATATGGAAGTTGACACTGTTACATCTGCTAATCAAGCTCTAGTAAAACATTTACTGCCAGAACTTGAGATTTTCTGCTACTTGCTCGTACTACTTTTTCTGATTGATCAGAAAAAATACAATGAG GCTAAAGCTTGTTCCTCAGCAAGCATTGCTCGGCTTAAAAACGTAAACAGAAGAACTGTTGATGTTATAGCATCTAGACTGTACTTTTACTACTCATATAGCTATGAGCTCACAGGTGATCTTGCTGAAATTCGTGG CACTCTGCTTGCCTTGCATCGCATTTCCACATTGCGTCGTGATGAGCTGGGTCAG GAAACACTTCTGAACTTGTTACTTCGTAATTACCTCCACTACAACTTATATGATCAGGCAGAGAAGCTAAGGTCTAAGGCACCACGATTCGAAGCACACTCAAACCAGCAG TTTTGTCGATATCTCTTCTACCTTGGGAAGATTCGAACAATTCAATTGGAGTATACCGACGCAAAAGAGTCTCTCCTGCAGGCTGCTCGGAAAGCCCCAGTTGCAGCTCAAGGTTTTCGAATTCAATGTAACAAGTGGGCTGTGTTAGTCCGTCTACTGCTGGGTGAAGTACCTGAAAGGACAGTCTTTATGCAGAAAGGAATGGAGAAGGCTTTGAGGCCATACTTCGAGCTGACAAAT GCTGTTCGTATTGGTGACCTTGAGCTGTTTAGGAATGTTGCTGAGAAGTTTGCTGCCACTTTCAGTGCAGACCGAACACACAATTTGATTGTCCGGTTGAGGCATAATGTCATCAGGACCGGTTTACGCAACATCAGCATCTCTTACTTCCGCATCTCACTTGCTGATGTTGCTGAAAAATTGAGGTTGAAATCTCTAAACCCTGTTGCGGACGCTGAGAGCCTTCTAGCCAAGGCTATTTCCGATGGAGCAGTTGATGCCACCTTGGATCACGCAAATGGGTGGATGGTATCAAAGGAAACTGGAGATATTTACTCCACAAATGAGCCTCAAATTGCTTTCAACTCCCGGATTGCTTTCTGTCTTAACATGCACAATGAAGCAGTTCGGGCCTTGCAGTTCCCGCCCAATACACACAAGGAGGAGGGAAGTGCtgaaaagaggagagagagacagcAACAGGAACAAGAACTTGCCAAGCATATtgctgaagaagatgatgatgattttTAA
- the LOC133870951 gene encoding glycine-rich cell wall structural protein 2: MDRYQRVEKPRADTPIDANEIRITSQGRMRNYITYAMSLLQEEKGSNEIVFKAMGRAINKTVTIVELIKRRIVGLHQNTSIGSTDITDTWEPLEEGLLPLETTRHVSMITITLSKKELNTSSVGYQPPIPAEQVKASTEFDYEGEGSPRGRGWGRGGRGRGRARGNGFMGPDYEDGGWDRSRGNARGRGRGRGRSFRGRGRGWYNGPQGDTQQDGGRGRGWYNGPQGDTQQDGGGRGRGWYNGPQGDTQQDGGGRGRGWYNGPQVDTQQDGGRGRGWYNGPQVDTQQDGGYNREPPVQGRGRGRGRGNRGRGRGFRSNGPIQAAA; encoded by the exons ATGGATCGGTACCAGAGAGTGGAGAAGCCGAGAGCGGACACGCCGATTGATGCGAATGAGATTCGGATTACGAGCCAGGGAAGGATGCGCAACTATATCACCTATGCCATGAGCCTGCTTCAA GAGGAAAAAGGTTCAAATGAAATTGTATTTAAGGCGATGGGAAGAGCTATCAACAAGACTGTGACGATCGTGGAGTTAATCAAG aGAAGAATTGTTGGTCTTCATCAGAATACTTCAATTGGATCCACAGACATTACTGACACATGGGAGCCCCTGGAGGAAGGCCTCCTTCC ATTGGAAACCACAAGGCATGTGTCAATGATAACAATAACCCTCTCAAAGAAGGAATTGAATACATCCTCTGTTGG GTACCAGCCTCCAATACCTGCAGAGCAGGTGAAGGCGTCCACAGAATTTGATTATGAAGGAG AGGGTTCACCTAGAGGTCGAGGCTGGGGCCGCGGTGGCAGAGGAAGAGGAAGGGCTAGAG GTAATGGTTTCATGGGGCCTGATTATGAGGATGGAGGTTGGGACCGCAGTCGGGGCAATGCTAGGGGTAGGGGTCGTGGGAGAGGACGTAGTTTCCGTGGCCGTGGAAGAGGATGGTACAATGGACCTCAAGGTGATACACAACAAGATGGAGGCCGTGGAAGAGGATGGTACAATGGACCTCAAGGTGATACACAACAAGATGGAGGAGGCCGTGGAAGAGGATGGTACAATGGACCTCAAGGTGATACACAACAAGATGGAGGAGGCCGTGGAAGAGGATGGTACAATGGACCTCAAGTTGATACACAACAAGATGGGGGCCGTGGAAGGGGATGGTACAATGGACCTCAGGTTGATACACAACAAGATGGAGGATACAATCGTGAACCACCTGTTCAAGGCCGCG GTCGTGGCCGTGGGAGGGGAAATCGTGGAAGGGGCCGTGGCTTTAGATCTAATGGGCCGATCCAGGCAGCAGCATAA
- the LOC133870865 gene encoding uncharacterized protein LOC133870865 — translation MERPKHKTTMLPSGLFLFVTLFVFAVNVQAQTLPPAKIDGFVYENIRVNSDTIIIEAFYDPVCPDSRDSWPPLKQVLSYYGSRAWLVVHLFPLPYHDNAFVASRALHIVNLLNASATFPLLEHFFKYQEQFYNAQTRNLSRAFIVDKIVKFATEVVGSSYYCTIKSGFNDTKTDLKTRVSFKYGASRGVYGTPFFFVNGFLLPDGGSTIDFNGWKKIIDPLIGAHGIKGQETLHFFL, via the exons ATGGAGAGACCGAAGCACAAGACCACGATGTTACCGTCGGGTTTGTTCTTGTTCGTCACACTCTTTGTCTTTGCTGTCAATGTTCAAGCCCAGACCTTGCCACCTGCGAAGATCGACGGGTTCGTCTACGAAAATATCCGAGTTAACTCGGACACGATCATTATCGAAGCCTTCTACGACCCGGTTTGCCCAGACAGTAGGGACTCGTGGCCACCTCTCAAACAAGTCCTTAGCTACTACGGCTCTCGCGCTTGGCTCGTCGTTCACCTCTTTCCGTTACC TTACCATGACAATGCATTTGTTGCATCTCGTGCTTTGCATATAGTAAATTTGTTGAATGCTTCTGCTACTTTCCCCTTGCTGGAGCACTTCTTCAAGTATCAG GAGCAATTTTACAATGCCCAAACTCGGAACTTATCTAGGGCTTTTATCGTCGACAAGATCGTGAAGTTTGCAACAGAAGTAGTTGGGAGCTCCTATTATTGTACTATCAAATCCGGCTTCAATGACACAAAAACTGATCTCAAAACAAGGGTTTCTTTCAAG TATGGTGCTTCCAGGGGGGTGTATGGGAcaccttttttctttgttaatggATTTTTGTTGCCTGATGGTGGCTCCACTATAGACTTCAATGGGTGGAAAAAGATCATTGACCCATTAATTGGCGCCCACGGCATCAAGGGCCAGGAGACTCTGCATTTCTTCTTATGA
- the LOC133871095 gene encoding pentatricopeptide repeat-containing protein At1g20230: MMRQALHLFDNFPHTIIQCLDSTTASLCQARQAHAHILKAGLSNHADLTTKLLSLYANNHCFAEANLVLDSVSEPNVFTFSTLIHSFSKLSRFRDALRVFSRMISHGLEPDAHVFPSVFKACAGLPAVKAGQQVHGIASVSGFDSDSFVQSSLFHMYVKSHRVRDAHNLFSKITQRNVVLWSALISGYSRRGCIDEAKQLFYEMRDTGVEPNLISWNGMIAGFNHSGSYTEAVFMFQKMHLEGFQPDGCSISSVLPAVGDLEDLDMGIQIHACVIKQGLGSDKCVVSALIDMYGKCACRSEMSEVFNEMDEMDIGVCNALVTGLSRNGQVDDALEVFKQFRCQGMELNVVSWTSMIASCSQNGKDMEALELFREMQVEGVKPNSVTIPCLLPACGNIAALLHGKAAHCFSLRRGFSNDVYVGSALIDMYAKCGKIQLARLCFEKMPSRNLVCWNAITGGYAMHGKAKETMEVFDLMQRTGQKPNFISFTCVLSACSRNGLTKEGWYYFNSMSQEHGIEARMEHYACMVTLLSRVGKLEEAYSMIKNMPFEPDACVWGALLGSCGVHNNVTLGEVAARKLFKLEPRNPGNYILLSNIYASKGKWIEVDKVRDMMRSMGLRKNPGCSWIEVKNKVHMLLAGDKLHPQMDQIIEKLDKLSMEMKKSGYFPNTNFVLQDVDEQDKEQILCGHSEKLAVVLGLLNTSPGSPLRVIKNLRICGDCHNVIKFISSFEGREISVRDTNRFHHFKDGFCSCGDYW; encoded by the coding sequence ATGATGAGGCAAGCTCTCCACCTGTTCGACAACTTTCCTCACACAATCATCCAGTGCCTCGATTCCACTACGGCTTCTCTATGCCAGGCGCGACAAGCTCATGCCCACATCCTCAAAGCCGGCCTATCCAACCATGCCGATCTCACCACCAAGCTCCTCTCGCTCTACGCCAATAACCATTGCTTCGCCGAAGCGAACCTCGTCCTTGACTCTGTCTCGGAGCCCAACGTATTCACATTTTCTACCCTCATCCATTCGTTTTCAAAACTCAGTCGATTTCGAGACGCGCTCCGTGTTTTTTCTCGAATGATATCTCATGGTCTTGAGCCTGATGCACATGTTTTCCCTAGCGTCTTCAAGGCTTGTGCTGGACTACCGGCCGTGAAAGCCGGGCAACAGGTTCATGGCATTGCATCAGTATCTGGGTTTGATTCGGATTCGTTTGTCCAATCCTCATTGTTCCATATGTATGTGAAAAGTCACCGTGTTAGAGATGCCCACAACTTGTTTAGTAAAATTACTCAACGGAATGTGGTTTTATGGAGTGCTTTGATTTCTGGTTATTCTAGACGTGGATGTATAGACGAGGCGAAGCAGCTCTTTTATGAGATGAGGGATACGGGTGTTGAACCCAATTTAATATCGTGGAATGGTATGATTGCGGGGTTTAATCACAGTGGTTCATATACTGAGGCGGTTTTCATGTTCCAAAAGATGCATTTAGAAGGTTTCCAGCCTGACGGGTGTAGCATTTCTAGTGTTCTTCCTGCTGTAGGAGACTTGGAGGATTTAGATATGGGTATCCAAATTCATGCTTGTGTAATTAAGCAGGGTTTGGGATCGGACAAGTGTGTTGTCAGCGCACTCATTGATATGTATGGGAAGTGTGCCTGCAGGTCAGAAATGTCAGAGGTTTTTAATGAAATGGATGAAATGGACATAGGTGTTTGCAATGCCTTAGTTACGGGGCTCTCACGAAACGGTCAAGTTGATGATGCACTGGAGGTATTCAAGCAATTTAGGTGCCAAGGGATGGAACTGAATGTCGTGTCTTGGACATCAATGATTGCTAGCTGTTCTCAAAATGGGAAAGATATGGAGGCTTTAGAACTTTTCAGAGAGATGCAAGTTGAGGGAGTGAAGCCAAACTCCGTGACAATCCCTTGCTTGCTTCCAGCTTGTGGCAATATTGCAGCACTACTGCATGGGAAAGCAGCCCATTGCTTCTCTCTCAGAAGGGGGTTCTCTAATGATGTGTATGTGGGCAGCGCATTAATTGATATGTATGCAAAGTGTGGAAAAATCCAATTGGCTCGTCTTTGTTTTGAGAAAATGCCCTCCAGAAATTTGGTGTGCTGGAATGCAATTACGGGTGGATATGCGATGCACGGAAAGGCTAAGGAAACCATGGAGGTTTTTGACTTGATGCAGAGGACAGGGCAGAAGCCTAATTTTATCAGCTTCACTTGTGTATTATCTGCATGCAGCCGGAATGGCCTGACTAAAGAAGGGTGGTATTACTTTAATAGCATGTCACAAGAGCATGGTATCGAAGCTAGAATGGAGCATTATGCTTGCATGGTAACACTTCTCAGCCGTGTAGGAAAACTTGAAGAGGCTTATTCTATGATCAAGAATATGCCATTTGAACCCGACGCTTGTGTTTGGGGTGCTTTGCTCGGTTCTTGTGGAGTTCACAATAATGTGACTTTAGGTGAGGTTGCTGCAAGGAAACTCTTTAAGTTAGAACCAAGAAATCCAGGGAACTACATACTTCTGTCAAACATTTATGCTTCCAAGGGCAAGTGGATTGAAGTGGATAAAGTAAGGGATATGATGAGGAGTATGGGTTTGAGGAAGAATCCTGGTTGTAGTTGGATTGAGGTCAAGAACAAGGTACACATGCTTCTTGCGGGAGACAAATTGCACCCTCAAATGGACCAAATTATTGAGAAGCTAGATAAATTGAGCATGGAGATGAAGAAATCAGGTTACTTTCCTAATACCAACTTTGTTCTCCAAGATGTGGATGAACAGGACAAAGAGCAGATTTTATGTGGGCACAGTGAGAAGTTAGCAGTAGTTTTGGGGCTTCTGAATACTAGTCCAGGTTCTCCTCTTCGGGTCATTAAGAATCTAAGAATCTGTGGTGACTGCCATAatgttataaaatttatatCCAGCTTTGAAGGGAGGGAGATTTCTGTTAGGGACACGAATCGCTTTCATCATTTCAAAGACGGATTTTGTTCTTGTGGGGATTATTGGTAA
- the LOC133871384 gene encoding E3 ubiquitin-protein ligase ATL23 has product MMVSVFMALLLPCAGTSVVFVLYICLLWYTTNRQSEPPLSVKPVAENGLSASELDKLPKVTGKELVLGTECAVCLDEIESRQPARLIPGCHHGFHVQCADTWLSKHSVCPVCRAKLEPQLFNGPENPC; this is encoded by the coding sequence ATGATGGTTTCGGTTTTCATGGCCCTTTTGCTACCGTGCGCCGGCACGAGCGTGGTGTTCGTACTCTACATCTGCCTCTTATGGTACACGACGAACCGCCAGAGTGAGCCACCGTTATCGGTCAAGCCGGTGGCCGAGAACGGGCTGTCGGCGTCGGAGCTGGACAAGCTGCCCAAGGTGACCGGGAAAGAGCTGGTGTTGGGGACGGAATGCGCTGTTTGTCTTGACGAGATTGAGAGCCGGCAACCGGCTAGACTGATTCCCGGTTGCCACCACGGGTTCCATGTACAGTGTGCGGACACCTGGCTTTCTAAGCATTCGGTGTGTCCTGTGTGCAGGGCCAAGCTTGAGCCTCAGCTCTTCAATGGCCCTGAAAATCCGTGCTAA
- the LOC133871042 gene encoding probable nucleoredoxin 2 isoform X2 gives MIEAGVFVLKERERGRRETERELVRESDEEMKDDFQALPLNGESQQLSSSRFSSLLASKDRDYLLSSTGAQVKLCDLEGKIIGLYFSANWYPPCQNFTQALVAFYEQLKSNGCNFEIVYVSSDEDSDAFNSYHAYMPWLAIPFSDLETKKALNQKFDVEGIPCLVILQPNDNKDDATLRDGVELIYRYGVRAFPFTKERLQRLQEEEREKHENQTLTSLLTNHDKDRLLGHPRPKQVPVASLIGKTVGLYFAAQWCDPCATFAPKLISVYQKINQMLVDKGDEGFEIVFVSSDRDQDSFDSYFDTMPWLTLPFGDPTVKDLAKHFDVNAIPCLVILGPDGKTVTRHGRNLINLYKENAYPFTDAKVELLEKQMDEEAKSLPRHVCHAGHRHELTLVSEGNGGGPFICCDCDEQGSGWAYQCLECGYEVHPKCVPVAVDRASSDNS, from the exons ATGATAGAGGCTGGTGTTTTCGTtttgaaagagagggagagggggaggagagagacagagagagagttaGTGAGAGAGAGTGATGAAGAGATGAAGGATGATTTTCAAGCCCTACCACTCAACGGTGAGTCTCAGCAGCTCTCAAGCTCCAGATTCTCATCTCTTTTGGCGTCCAAAGATCGTGATTATCTCCTTTCTTCGACCGGAGCTCAG GTGAAACTATGTGATCTTGAGGGGAAGATAATAGGCCTCTACTTCTCGGCGAACTGGTATCCGCCATGCCAGAACTTCACTCAAGCTCTGGTTGCTTTCTACGAGCAACTAAAGAGCAATGGGTGTAATTTTGAAATCGTGTATGTGTCCTCCGATGAAGACTCGGATGCTTTCAACAGCTACCATGCATACATGCCATGGCTGGCGATTCCATTTTCTGATCTGGAGACCAAGAAAGCATTGAACCAGAAATTCGATGTCGAGGGTATTCCTTGCTTGGTGATTCTCCAACCAAATGATAACAAAGACGACGCAACCTTGCGTGATGGGGTGGAACTCATTTATCGGTACGGGGTCCGAGCCTTCCCGTTTACAAAAGAGAGGTTGCAGAGATTGCAGGAGGAAGAGAGGGAGAAGCATGAGAACCAGACCCTAACCAGTTTACTAACAAACCACGATAAAGACCGTCTTTTGGGTCATCCCAGGCCTAAACAG GTACCCGTTGCTTCATTGATAGGTAAAACAGTCGGACTCTATTTCGCAGCCCAATGGTGCGATCCATGTGCTACATTCGCTCCCAAGCTGATCTCCGTCTACCAAAAGATTAACCAAATGCTGGTAGACAAAGGAGACGAGGGGTTCGAGATAGTGTTCGTGTCGAGCGATCGCGACCAAGATTCATTCGACTCCTACTTCGATACCATGCCTTGGCTGACTCTGCCCTTTGGAGACCCAACTGTGAAGGACCTTGCTAAGCATTTTGACGTGAATGCAATTCCTTGCTTGGTGATTTTAGGCCCTGATGGTAAAACTGTGACAAGACATGGCAGAAACCTGATAAACTTGTACAAAGAAAATGCGTACCCTTTCACCGACGCCAAAGTGGAGTTGCTGGAGAAACAGATGGACGAAGAGGCTAAGAGCCTTCCAAGACACGTGTGCCACGCTGGGCATCGCCACGAGCTCACTTTGGTCTCTGAAGGCAATGGAGGAGGGCCTTTTATATGCTGCGATTGTGACGAGCAAGGATCTGGTTGGGCTTACCAGTGTCTGGAATGTGGGTACGAGGTGCACCCTAAGTGTGTCCCTGTCGCAGTTGATCGTGCCTCTTCGGACAATAGTTGA
- the LOC133871042 gene encoding probable nucleoredoxin 2 isoform X1: MIEAGVFVLKERERGRRETERELVRESDEEMKDDFQALPLNGESQQLSSSRFSSLLASKDRDYLLSSTGAQVKLCDLEGKIIGLYFSANWYPPCQNFTQALVAFYEQLKSNGCNFEIVYVSSDEDSDAFNSYHAYMPWLAIPFSDLETKKALNQKFDVEGIPCLVILQPNDNKDDATLRDGVELIYRYGVRAFPFTKERLQRLQEEEREKHENQTLTSLLTNHDKDRLLGHPRPKQISLMQVPVASLIGKTVGLYFAAQWCDPCATFAPKLISVYQKINQMLVDKGDEGFEIVFVSSDRDQDSFDSYFDTMPWLTLPFGDPTVKDLAKHFDVNAIPCLVILGPDGKTVTRHGRNLINLYKENAYPFTDAKVELLEKQMDEEAKSLPRHVCHAGHRHELTLVSEGNGGGPFICCDCDEQGSGWAYQCLECGYEVHPKCVPVAVDRASSDNS, encoded by the exons ATGATAGAGGCTGGTGTTTTCGTtttgaaagagagggagagggggaggagagagacagagagagagttaGTGAGAGAGAGTGATGAAGAGATGAAGGATGATTTTCAAGCCCTACCACTCAACGGTGAGTCTCAGCAGCTCTCAAGCTCCAGATTCTCATCTCTTTTGGCGTCCAAAGATCGTGATTATCTCCTTTCTTCGACCGGAGCTCAG GTGAAACTATGTGATCTTGAGGGGAAGATAATAGGCCTCTACTTCTCGGCGAACTGGTATCCGCCATGCCAGAACTTCACTCAAGCTCTGGTTGCTTTCTACGAGCAACTAAAGAGCAATGGGTGTAATTTTGAAATCGTGTATGTGTCCTCCGATGAAGACTCGGATGCTTTCAACAGCTACCATGCATACATGCCATGGCTGGCGATTCCATTTTCTGATCTGGAGACCAAGAAAGCATTGAACCAGAAATTCGATGTCGAGGGTATTCCTTGCTTGGTGATTCTCCAACCAAATGATAACAAAGACGACGCAACCTTGCGTGATGGGGTGGAACTCATTTATCGGTACGGGGTCCGAGCCTTCCCGTTTACAAAAGAGAGGTTGCAGAGATTGCAGGAGGAAGAGAGGGAGAAGCATGAGAACCAGACCCTAACCAGTTTACTAACAAACCACGATAAAGACCGTCTTTTGGGTCATCCCAGGCCTAAACAG ATCTCTCTTATGCAGGTACCCGTTGCTTCATTGATAGGTAAAACAGTCGGACTCTATTTCGCAGCCCAATGGTGCGATCCATGTGCTACATTCGCTCCCAAGCTGATCTCCGTCTACCAAAAGATTAACCAAATGCTGGTAGACAAAGGAGACGAGGGGTTCGAGATAGTGTTCGTGTCGAGCGATCGCGACCAAGATTCATTCGACTCCTACTTCGATACCATGCCTTGGCTGACTCTGCCCTTTGGAGACCCAACTGTGAAGGACCTTGCTAAGCATTTTGACGTGAATGCAATTCCTTGCTTGGTGATTTTAGGCCCTGATGGTAAAACTGTGACAAGACATGGCAGAAACCTGATAAACTTGTACAAAGAAAATGCGTACCCTTTCACCGACGCCAAAGTGGAGTTGCTGGAGAAACAGATGGACGAAGAGGCTAAGAGCCTTCCAAGACACGTGTGCCACGCTGGGCATCGCCACGAGCTCACTTTGGTCTCTGAAGGCAATGGAGGAGGGCCTTTTATATGCTGCGATTGTGACGAGCAAGGATCTGGTTGGGCTTACCAGTGTCTGGAATGTGGGTACGAGGTGCACCCTAAGTGTGTCCCTGTCGCAGTTGATCGTGCCTCTTCGGACAATAGTTGA